The segment CTCATTCAGCAGACTTTCTTCTCGCCTTCCCTAGGTACCACCCAGTCTTTGGACCCAGACTTCCTCCTCATTTTCTTAGGCCCTCACTCCcaaattttttccctttaatcaaTCAAACAAACTGTCTTAGTCCATGTTCCCCATTGATCTTTCCTTAGGATCTTGGGGGATTTGTGGAGGGTGAGGATAATTCGTAGGCTTGGATGTAGCTATACAGAACCTCTGTTCTCTTCACTCTGCAGCTTTGTCTCAGTAAAGGACCTCAGGACCCACCAGCGTCTCCCATGCTGCAGCCACTTGTCCTGGAGCAGTACTGTGTATCAGGCTTGGGCCCAAGAGGCTGGACCACGTGGGGATCCTCTGCCCCGGGAACGACTGTTACTTTTAGGGACACTTACCGACCTATCAGGGAACTTGGAACAAGAGTGCAGGAATGGAAGCCTCTATATAAGAGACAACACTGGTGCCCTGGATTGTGAGGTGAGTAGGAAGGGGGTGGTCAAATGCCTCAGATCCTAATAAGAATGGCATCTAGGGAGCAAGACAGTTAAGTCTCTGAGGGTACAAAGATGGAGCAGGATGCATTGGGTGCCAGGATCCTGATTAATCCTTGCCTTTGGTCTTTTCTAGCTCATAGATCTGGACCTTTCTTGGTTGGGCCATCTCTTTCTGTTCCCCAACTGGAGTTACCTCCCTTCTCCGATGAAGTCTCCAGGAGAGGGGCACGTGGAGCTCTGGGATACCCCCGTGCCAGTATTTCCTTTGACCATCAGTCCTGGCCCTCTCACCCCCATCCCTGTTGTCTACCCAGAAATGGCTTCCCGCCTGCTCAGGTACAGGTAATTCTTCCATCCAAGGGAGGAGGGAGCATTGTAAAACTGGGAGGACAGTGGATCagtggaaggagggaaagaaaggcaTAGAAAGTGATATAGATGGAATGTTCCAAATCAGGGAAACAATGGAGGATTCTTCAAGAAAAGCCTTATCTAAGGGCAGGTAGAGTTTGAAAGAAGCTTTTAGAATAATGGCTTTGGGCTATGGAAATTTTACATCCCtatttctcttcaagaaaattagagataccaagggaacatttcatgcaaagatggactcagtaaaggacagaaatggtatggacctaacagaagcagaagatattaagaatatacagaagaactgttccAAAAaggtcttcacaacccagataatcatgatggtgtgatcactcacctagagccagatatcctggaatgtgaagtcaagtgggccttaggaaacatcactacaaacaaagttcatagaagtgatggaattccagttgagctatttcaaatcctaaaagatgatgctgtgaaagtgctgcactcaatatggcagcaaatttggaaaattcagcagtggccacaggactggaaaaggtcagttttcattccaatccctaagaaaggcaatgccaaagaatgctcaaactaccgcacatttgcactcatctcacacgctagtaaagtaatgctcaaaattctccaagccaggcttcagcaatacatgaaccgtgaacttccagttgttcaagctggttttagaaaaggcagaggaaccagagatcaaattgcaaacatccgctgaatcatcgaaaaagcaagagagatccagaaaaacatctatttctgctttattgactatgccaaagcctttgactgtgtggatcacaataaactgtggaaaattctgaaaaagatgggaataccagaccacctgacctgcctcttgagaaatctgtatgcaggtcaggaagcaacagttagaactggacatggaacaacagactggttccaaaaggaaaaggagtacatcaaggctgtatattgtcaccctgcttatttaacttatatgcagagtacatcatgagaaacgctgggctgggaaaagcacaagctggaatcaagattgccaggagaaatatcaataacctcatatatgcacatgataccacccttatgccagaaagtgaagaactaaagagctaaaaaaaaaaaaaaatagaactaaagagcttcttgatgaaagtgaaagtggagagtgcaaaagttggcttaaagctcaacattcagaaaacaaagatcatggcacctggtcccatcactttgtggcaaatagatagggaaacagtggaaacagtggcagactttatttttgggggctccaaaatcactgcagatggtgactgcagccatggaataaaaagatgcttactccttggaaggaaagttatgatcaagctagacagcatattaaaaagcagagacattactttgtcaacaaaggtccacgtagtcaaggctatggtttttcctgtggtcatgtatggatgtgagagttggactataaagaaagctgaacaccaaagaattgatgcttttgaactgtggtattggagaagactcttgagagtcccttggactgcaaggcaatccaaccagtcaattctaaaggaaatcagtcctgaatattcattggaaggactgatgttgaagctgaaactccagtactttggccacctgatgtgaagagctgactcatttgaaaagactctgatgctgggaaagatcgaaggcaggaggagaaggggacggcagaggatgagatggttggatggcatcaccgactcaatggacgtgagtttgagtaaactcccagagttggtgatagacagggaggcctggcatgctgcagtccatggggtcacaaagagtcagacatgactgagcaactgaactgaagtgaactgagattGTAGTGGAAAGGAAGGCATTtgtaaggggggaaaaaaagaggaagagataaaaaATGACTGCTCTTCTCTCTACCTTTTTTAGAAGTAAGCACAGAAATGTGCAGCCAAACCTTGCTGGGAATCTAATTCGATTCAGTGCTCTGGTGAAAAGTCAGAAGAAAGCTTACTTTGTCCTGTTTCTTGGTGGATCCTCCCCAGCTGGCAGCCAGGTGTCTGTCATTGTGCAGGTGAGGTTTAGGGTCAGTTGAGGAGTGTGGAGGTGCGAGTGGGCTGTACAGGCTCCTAACAGGTAAGATAGCATCATAGGAGAAACCATGTGGGAAAGGAGGACAGCTTCAGAGACTTGCTTCTAGAACAGTGCAGTTGAGGGAAGAGTGCATGTGGTACCTTCCCTGCGTATAGAAGATGGGGAGAAGACTTCCCCGCTCATTCAAGGAAACAGCTTCTGTATCGTGTATCCCATTTTGAAAAACTGCCGGAATCACCTGTTTTCCCCCAGAAGAGTGACAAAGAAAAGTATTTATCTGAACACCATTAAAACATGGAATaacatgttctttaaaaaaaaaacttggtgcTTACTGTTGAGTCTTTTTACATCAACtgatatgatttatttttttattgagtataattttacaatattgtaaatattgtAAATACAGTCTCTACTGTACgtcagtgtgaatcagctatatatatacataggtcACCTCTTTTTTGaagttccttctcatttaggtcaccacagagcattgagtagagttccctgagctgtacagtaggttctcattagttacctgttttatgcatagtagtgtgGGTATGTTGGAGAAGgtgacggcaccccactccagtactcttgcctggaaaatcccatggatggagaagcctggtaggctgcagtccatggggtcgctaagagtcggacacgactgagcaacttcattttcccttttcactttcatgcattggagaaggaaatggcaacccactccagtgttcttgcctggagaatcccagggacgggggaacctggtgggctgccgtctatggggtcgcacagagttggacacgactgaagcaacttagcagcagcagcagcagtgtgtgtatgtaaattcCTGTGTTCAGTCAAACCATCATAAACTACTGGTTTTGTATAAGCAGTAAACTCGTGAGGTCTTAGCTATGAGTGGTGACGTTGAGGTCTGGTTGGTGTTTTCAAGTAGAAATGAGGGTCTGTGAAGCTGAGCACCTGGGACTGTGAAGTTCAGGTTTCCTGAGTCATCAGTTGTGTTTCGAAGCCCCTGAGAATGGCATTTGTGCTCTGGGAGGAACATGCCCTAAAAGATGGTTATATTTATTAATGGTCTTCTCTATGTAATTTTTGCTTAAATTTCTTCAATAACCCGTTGTTAGCCCCTTGTACATTCCATGTGATACCTTCTGGGGTTTATTTATTTCCTACTTGGATGATTCTCCCTTTCCGATTGATTAAAAGTCTTCAGCATgttatttctggatttttttcttcatcttggcTCTTCCGTTTTGTCTCCCGCCACCCCCAAGAACATTCCTCCTCTGTCCTGGCTAGTGTTTTCCTTGCCTTGCTCATTCTGAGTTCTGaacatttctgtattattttttctttcttgaaacacCTTCCTCTCTCGTCTCCACTTCAGCAAACCAGAGATGGCCTTCAGGACCCTGGCAAGTTCAGCTTCTGTCACTTGGCCTTCTTGATCATCCCAGCCCATCCtgacctcttttctttctctgaaaccttacaaatgtgtgttgtttttgccACTTGATCATTTATGTTTCCCAGTGGTTTGATATATGTTAGAGAAGAGAGAACAGTCTATGTTATTTCCCTTAACATCTGTCTGTCCCCATACTGGATACATACATACGTGTTCATATTGATTAAATAAGTGAAAATTGTTTGCATGGCTGGTCTGTATGGCGGGGTGGGATAGGGGAAATGCAGGGGCAGAATTGTCTGCacgaaatatttatatattttggaggaaGCTGTACAGATGGTATGTGCCTTGGGGGAGGGATTAGGAAATGTTTGCCATCTCCTATGAGAGGGGAGAGTTCCTGAGAGTTCTGAGGCTTAAGATTTAATTGGCAAACAGGAAAGATAAAGaagtaaggaaaaggaaaaaaaaaagaggaaaggaaaggctcTCGAGCAGCCAGTCCTTGAGGTGACATGGTGATGGGAAGGAGCTCCTGCAGAGGGACAGGACATGGGAAGCCTCTCACGTACAGTGTCACCTGCTTCTGCATAAGCCAGGTCCCTGCCCAGCTGGTGTGGCACCGAGCCCTCTGTCCTGGTAGAGCCTATGTGCTGACAGAACTGCGAGTGTCCAAGCTCCCTGGTCACCGTTACCGGGTGTGGATGACCAGCACCTCCTCCCAGCTGTTGCCGCTGAAACCAGAATGTGTACAAGAGCTGGAACTGGAGCTGGCCGGAGTCCCCTTGGAGGCCGACCCCCAATCACTGCCCCGGCCCAGCAGCCCCCAGGACAAGAAGCATCCGGGTCCAGACTGTCTCGTCCGGGACTCCATACTCTTATCCTACACGGTGCGCATGAGGGAGAGGTTCCTGAGCCTGGAGGGGGCAGGAATTGTGGGGTCTTCAAAGAGGAAGGGCCTGGGGATCACCTGGCCCTTCGGCTTCTTTGCAGGGAATGGTCACTGACACACTGAATCAGCCTGCGGGCCTCTATGAGCTGGACAGGAAGCTGGAGCTCTGCCTCGCCTACCAGCAGTTCCGTGGCCTCAGGAGGGTGGTGCGACCAGGAGTCCGTCTGGAGGTATGTGAGGGGGTCAGGGCTGGTGACAAAGAGAGACTCTCTTACCTTTATGGGTTGGTCTTTTTTTTTGAGCAGGTCGACACCCCtacaacaaaattataaaaataattaaatgtgttGGAGTGCGAGgtgcttttgtaaataatgatttgGACGAGAGCTCAGATCAGGAGTGGAGATTGGGGCCCTGGAAGGAGCAGGTGGATCCAGAGCATCTCCTTTCTAGAAGGACCTTCTCACTGGAGGAGGAGATATTGGAGCTGAAGCACAGGTGTGGGGCCAGGATGACCTCAGGCAGCCCAGTGAGCCCTCTGGCCCACAGAAAGGCTGAGTGTGGCTTCTGGGAGGTGAAGGCTTATTTACCACAGGGGAGTGGGTCATGATGGAAAGCAAGACAGAACTGGAGGGAAGTAATCTGTAAAAGAGAAATTGTGTGTTTCCTATGAGCCAGGCAGTGGCAAACTGCATTTACCTCTGTCTGGGACCATTGAGTTGCTTTTTCACCTCTTCTGCCTCCGCAGCTCCTGGATGTTCACCTCCTGCAGTCAGTGGGCGGGGGGACGAGAAGACCCATATTAGCTCCCTGCCTTCGTGGTGCCGTTCTGCTTCGCGGCTTCTCTCATCAGGTGcctgagactcagttttcccaccaagtcccccaggcctccctgtatgaGCAGCTGGTATGGGAGCATCAGTTAGGACTCCCCATCTACCTGTGGGCCACCAAGGCCCTGGAGGATCTGGCCTGCAAGTGAGGAGGACGCGGATTGGGGCTGGGGAGGTGGTGAGGGGTGGGCCACTTTGTCTCAGGGAAGCCATATTCTGAAAGAGTCTCTGGGGGAAGTGACTCCACTTCTCTGCGTGGCCAAGGCTGTGTCCTCACGTGCTGAGATACCACCAGTTCCTGAAGTATTCGTCACCTGGGGACCCCAGCCTGGGACTACAGATCCTGGCCCCGATCTTAGAGGTTCTTATTCCACCTGGCTGCCCTGGTCGGAACACACACAGCGAAATCCTTGAAGAGCCACATCACTGTCCACTCCAGAAGGTCTGAAAATGTTGGGGTATGGGTGGCAGATCTAACACCCTGGGGGACACCTGGGCACAGGGGACACATAACCTGATGTCTTATCTCTTGGACAGTACACCCAGCTGCAGACTCCCTGCTTTTTCCCTACTTTGGCCTTCCTGAAAGAGGAAGCGAAGCACAGGGCCTGGGCCTCCTTTGACCCTAAGACCCTTCTGCCCCTCCCAGAGGCTTCTCACTTGCCCAGTTGGCAACTCAATCAGCGCCTGGCCTGGTCCTGGCAGTGTCTGCTGCCTTCTGCATTCCGCCCTGCCCCGGTGAGTATGGCTCCAGCAGAGGTCTGGAGACTTCCTCTGTTTGCCACTTTCACTACTTGTGCCATAGTCCTTTCTTGTCATTTTGATGGCATTAGCCTTCTTACTAGACACCATCTCTTCCTGGACCCCTCTAATCCACTCCCCTTCAATGACTAGAAATGGGTGGGGTAAAATGTAACGTGGTTTACAAAACTCGTAATTTAAATCCTTCTCTTGTTTCTCCCAGAGTGTATAAAGTCAAACCCAAACCCCCTGTTGTGTCTTGTCCCCCATGGTTTCCTGGCTCTAACCTCGATCTGTAAACTTTCCCTCTGGCTGCTAAATGTGTGAATGCAAGTGCATTTTCCCCAGTCTTTCTGCCCCACTTCAGGATAAATTCTTGAAGCTCTGAGATCATGTCTTTGTGGTTCATTTTGTAGCTCTAACAGTTAACactatgcctggcacatggtagatgCTTTGTGTATTTGTTTAGTGAAACTTGATGCGTAGGCCTTCATTTCCTTGCAGGTACTACTTGGGATCCTGGTGCCTTCATCTCGTAAAGGGTGTCTGCAACTTCGGGACCAGAGCGGTTCCCTGTCCTGCCTACTCCTGGCCCAGCCCTTGCAGCCCCTCACTGACCCCAGGCTCATAGGTTTGGAGTTCAGTGGTGGAGAGAAGATGATGGGAGTGGGAAAGAGGGTCTCTGAACTGGGGAGTGTAGGAGAGAGCTTCTGCCAGGATTCAGTAGACATGCTCAAGTGGCTTATTTTGATCAACAAGTCTGGGGAGTGGTTTAGGAGGCTGGTATGGGCAGGTGGTGTAAAGGAACCAGGGGTTCCCGGCCGGAATCACAATTCCCAACATTCATTTCTCCCTCTGTAACTCCTCACAGACACACCAGGATGACAGCTTCCATTTCTCATATCCCTAGTTTGGAAGAGGAATGGTCTTGGAGTTATTGAGGCTTGTGGCCAGGGAAACCCTGGAGAGAAAAGCTTCTCAGACCTCAGAACAGGTGTTTTAGGGATTTATGAGAAAGAATCAGGCCTCTCAACCTAGGGGGCCAGGGGTGGGATTGGCTGCTCTGATGAAACAGTTTCTCCCTTGGAGGTACCACTCCTCCAAGATGGGGGTCAGGCCTGGGCCTTCACGTTGTGTTAGGCATGCAGCTCCTGCCTGGATTGAGCATGAGACCTGTGGGGTGGGCTGCTTCTCTGCCCAGCCCACAGTCTTCTCCTCTTGCCAAAATAGAAAACTGTCTTCCTCTCAGGTTGCCTGGTGAGGACAGACAGATTCCAGTTGGTCATAGAAAGGAATGTCAGAAGCAGCTTCCCTTCCTGGAAGGAGCTGAGCACCACAGACTTCATCCAGAAGAAGCAGGCCAGGTAGGTCCTTAGGGTGGTGGCTGTCCTCTGGGTCCCATCACCAGGGAAGTGGAAGGGGAAGTCTCCATGCAGGGGTGGAACACTGGGGCACAATGCCTGCATCGCTAAGAAACCTCTTCCTTGTCTCTCCCAACAGAGTCTATGTCCAGTTTCTTCTGGCCGATGCTCTGATCTTGTCTGTGCCCAGACCCGTCCTTCACTCAGCCACCTCCTCCACACCTCGGACAGAGCCTTCCCCTCCAGAGGGTCCCCACATAGAACAGAGCCGGCTGTTCTTGCTGTCCCACAAGGAGGCACTGATAAAGAGGAACTTCTCTATGCCCCCAAGTGCCAGTTCAGAGATGCCCCAGCCTACCCTCAGTTTCCATGTATTAGGGAGCTGGCTTGGGGGCacccagaggaaggagggaaCTGGATGGGGCCCACCTGAACCCAAGGAAGATGAAAACTCAGATCAGAAGGTAAACTGGGGTCTTGGACCTCTGATCTGCCCTCCTGAGCCCCTGCTCTCGTCTGAGGGACTCTGCTCTCCCCGTCAGGTCCTCCTTCTGTTCCTCGGCTCCTCAGTCCGCTGGTTTGAGTTCTTGCACCCAGGGCACGTGTACCGGCTCGTGGCTTCTGGCCCTCCCGTGAGTGCCCCAATTCACCACACCCTTGTATTTTGGCTTGCGGTCTGGAAAGGAAGTTCTAAGTCTCCTGGAAGAAAGGTGGATGTAGATCAAATAGAAGGCCTGCCTGTGTCTAGACCACTTCCTTTGTCAGGCCCCAGAGAGGAAACAGAATTGGGTCATAGTTTGTGAGGAACCTCTCTCCAGACCAGGACACACTAGGAGATGGTCATGTCCCCATTTCCTGGCAGACATTGATGTTCGAGGAGGGTGGTTCATCCTGCGTGTCGCAGCATCCTCTGGAGCTGGCTGGCTGTGCATCCTGCCTCACTGTCCAGGATGAATGGACTGTGGAACTTGCAAGCTCTCAGGACATCCCGGAGGTGCTGGGTATCCGCCCGACACTGCCTGAATCCTCACTGACTGACCTGCTCAGTGGCAAGTAAATGTCCCACCAGTTTCTCCAGCTCGCTTGGctgctctctcttcctctgccgTGGTTGTGTCGGATGAATTGTCTGTCTCCTGCTACAGTGTGTGTTtcatgaatgtgaaagagaatgAATGGAGGGATGGCGGTGTAAGATAGAAGCTGTGTTTCATACCTGATCACCAGTGCTGCCCCCCCTACCCCCGCCCCCGTTCAGCATGTCTCTGACATTATCATGAGCAGGCTTTCTCACAATTGAGAACAAAGCTTAGCAGTAAAAGGAaatataagaaacaaacaaaaaaagcaaggaCAAAAGCTAAAAATCTCTAGAGAAGGACCTTCCTTTAGTGCAAGAATTGACTGGCTTATAGCTTCAGGAACAGCTTTACTTTCCTCATGTAAGCTTTTTTGGGGGCAGCTGCAGTGCAGTTGAAGACACTGCAGAGATACTTCCCCCtgtgtaaacaaacaaacaaacaccataTTGGATTATATGTGTAACTTTTACAAAACTTCCCTAGAAGTGCAAGTTTTCAAGGACCTATGATTTGAAGGAGGGGGCTTGGGCCCCAGTGTATAAAGCTGAGAATGATGGGCTGACTGAGATTCTAGGGTAAATGCAAGTGGAGATTCACCTTTGCTGGGATATTTTTTGGTGAGGCCTCTGTGTACAAAGCTGGATTGGGttttgggtttgtgtgtgtgtagtgatCTGCTACAACCCTGTTTTTCCCATAAGCCCTGTTACTTTTAGTATTTGGTTTGAGACACTTCAAGGCTTTCCAGGACCTCATAGGTAAAGTTTTAGCAGCTACTGTAACTCCTTTCTGTCCTGGGATCTGACTCCATTCTCACTCTATTTCTCTGACCCTCCAGTTTCGCAGATTCCTTGGTGTCTTTTTCAGCTGAGATTGTGTCACATCTCTGGATGAAGCCTGGTAATAACACCTGTTTGGGTAAAGGGTAAGAAATAGAGTGGTGGAACCTAGTGATCCTGAGAGGGACCACTAACCCCTCCCCATTCCTACTGTAGGGAGCTCTGGGACTGTGAGACGGTGTGTGAAGCTCACCGTAGCTCTGGAGACTGCCGACTACAAATTCCCC is part of the Bubalus kerabau isolate K-KA32 ecotype Philippines breed swamp buffalo chromosome 4, PCC_UOA_SB_1v2, whole genome shotgun sequence genome and harbors:
- the CTC1 gene encoding CST complex subunit CTC1 isoform X5, with translation MAGCRPGAPGSEQAWLEVAQAFIQETLCPPGKEPDVQLTQLVIDCVKTTWLSQGTSQGLTLPLSYSFVSVKDLRTHQRLPCCSHLSWSSTVYQAWAQEAGPRGDPLPRERLLLLGTLTDLSGNLEQECRNGSLYIRDNTGALDCELIDLDLSWLGHLFLFPNWSYLPSPMKSPGEGHVELWDTPVPVFPLTISPGPLTPIPVVYPEMASRLLRYRSKHRNVQPNLAGNLIRFSALVKSQKKAYFVLFLGGSSPAGSQVSVIVQVPAQLVWHRALCPGRAYVLTELRVSKLPGHRYRVWMTSTSSQLLPLKPECVQELELELAGVPLEADPQSLPRPSSPQDKKHPGPDCLVRDSILLSYTGMVTDTLNQPAGLYELDRKLELCLAYQQFRGLRRVVRPGVRLELLDVHLLQSVGGGTRRPILAPCLRGAVLLRGFSHQVPETQFSHQVPQASLYEQLVWEHQLGLPIYLWATKALEDLACKLCPHVLRYHQFLKYSSPGDPSLGLQILAPILEVLIPPGCPGRNTHSEILEEPHHCPLQKYTQLQTPCFFPTLAFLKEEAKHRAWASFDPKTLLPLPEASHLPSWQLNQRLAWSWQCLLPSAFRPAPVLLGILVPSSRKGCLQLRDQSGSLSCLLLAQPLQPLTDPRLIGCLVRTDRFQLVIERNVRSSFPSWKELSTTDFIQKKQARVYVQFLLADALILSVPRPVLHSATSSTPRTEPSPPEGPHIEQSRLFLLSHKEALIKRNFSMPPSASSEMPQPTLSFHVLGSWLGGTQRKEGTGWGPPEPKEDENSDQKVLLLFLGSSVRWFEFLHPGHVYRLVASGPPTLMFEEGGSSCVSQHPLELAGCASCLTVQDEWTVELASSQDIPEVLGIRPTLPESSLTDLLSGNFADSLVSFSAEIVSHLWMKPGSSGTVRRCVKLTVALETADYKFPPHLDVYIEDPHLPPPLGLLPGARVYFHQLEKRVSRSHNVYCCFRSSTCVQVLHFPPDTTVREGVLVRAPLAPLRHL